Proteins from a single region of Longimicrobium sp.:
- the ispG gene encoding flavodoxin-dependent (E)-4-hydroxy-3-methylbut-2-enyl-diphosphate synthase, with protein MGPRPRRRTVTADVGGVLVGSAHPVVVQSMTNTDTADIEGTVRQVAALWRAGSQIVRVTVNNEESAAAVPHIVEFLRMRGVEVPIVGDFHYNGHILLHKYEDCARALSKYRINPGNVGAKRHDENFAAIVERAIEFGKPVRIGVNWGSLDQALLTELMDLNAARPEHARKDAKTVMMEAMVESAMRSAATAERLGLAHDRILLSAKVSGVQDLVAVYRMLAPLSDYPLHLGLTEAGMGTKGIVASAAGLSILLQEGIGDTIRVSLTPKPGGDRTEEVHVAQQILQSLELRSFTPQVTSCPGCGRTTSTYFQKLAEDIQGYLRDQMPVWRDTHPGVEEMKVAVMGCVVNGPGESKHANLGISLPGTFEEPKAPVYVDGEHTVTLRGDHIAEEFMRILDDYVESHYPARMAETAGV; from the coding sequence ATGGGACCCAGACCGCGCAGAAGGACCGTCACCGCCGACGTGGGCGGCGTGCTCGTGGGGAGCGCGCACCCGGTGGTGGTGCAGTCGATGACCAACACGGACACGGCCGACATCGAGGGAACGGTGCGGCAGGTGGCCGCGCTCTGGCGCGCGGGGAGCCAGATCGTGCGGGTGACCGTGAACAACGAAGAGTCCGCCGCCGCCGTCCCGCACATCGTCGAATTCCTGCGCATGCGCGGCGTCGAAGTCCCCATCGTGGGCGACTTCCACTACAACGGGCACATCCTCCTCCACAAGTACGAGGACTGCGCCCGCGCGCTCAGCAAGTACCGCATCAACCCGGGGAACGTCGGGGCCAAGCGCCACGACGAGAACTTCGCGGCGATCGTGGAGCGCGCCATCGAGTTCGGGAAGCCGGTGCGCATCGGCGTCAACTGGGGCTCGCTGGACCAGGCGCTCCTCACCGAGCTGATGGACCTCAACGCCGCCCGCCCGGAGCACGCCCGCAAGGACGCCAAGACGGTGATGATGGAGGCGATGGTGGAGAGCGCCATGCGCTCCGCCGCCACCGCCGAGCGGCTGGGCCTGGCGCACGACCGCATCCTCCTATCCGCCAAGGTGAGCGGGGTGCAGGACCTGGTGGCGGTCTACCGGATGCTGGCCCCGCTCAGCGACTACCCGCTGCACCTGGGGCTCACCGAGGCCGGTATGGGCACCAAGGGGATCGTGGCCTCCGCCGCGGGGCTCAGCATCCTGCTTCAGGAAGGGATCGGCGACACCATCCGCGTTTCGCTGACCCCCAAGCCGGGCGGCGACCGCACGGAGGAGGTCCACGTGGCGCAGCAGATCCTCCAATCGCTGGAGCTGCGCTCCTTCACCCCGCAGGTTACGAGCTGCCCCGGCTGCGGGCGCACCACCTCCACCTACTTCCAGAAGCTGGCCGAGGACATCCAGGGCTACCTGCGCGACCAGATGCCCGTCTGGCGCGACACTCACCCGGGGGTGGAGGAGATGAAGGTGGCGGTGATGGGATGCGTGGTGAACGGCCCGGGCGAGTCGAAGCACGCCAACCTGGGCATCTCCCTCCCCGGCACCTTCGAGGAGCCCAAGGCCCCCGTCTACGTCGACGGCGAGCACACCGTCACCCTTCGCGGCGACCACATCGCCGAGGAGTTCATGCGCATCCTGGACGATTACGTGGAGTCGCACTACCCCGCACGGATGGCGGAGACGGCCGGGGTGTAG
- a CDS encoding methyltransferase domain-containing protein, whose translation MSPNEAELRRRFAVREERFEHAGWRVDLIMPRAADELIVEDDFDDDERLPYWADLWPSARILARHLLDSPPAESAALELGCGVALPALALRHLGAGVLATDWYDDALRFASVNSERNGLGPLRTALLDWRKPPEDERYPLVIAADVLYEMRNAEILAALLPRVVAPGGRALIADPGRDYLSEFRNRMYAAGWRTAEIDRRKEISDPATGAHSTVRVWEVLPPA comes from the coding sequence TTGTCGCCCAACGAGGCCGAGCTGCGCCGCCGCTTCGCCGTCCGCGAGGAGCGTTTCGAGCACGCGGGGTGGCGCGTGGACCTCATCATGCCGCGCGCCGCGGACGAGCTGATCGTGGAAGACGATTTCGACGATGACGAGCGCCTTCCCTACTGGGCGGACCTGTGGCCCTCGGCGCGCATTCTCGCCCGGCACCTGCTCGACTCGCCTCCCGCCGAGTCCGCGGCGCTGGAGCTGGGGTGCGGCGTGGCCCTCCCCGCGCTCGCCCTGCGGCACCTGGGCGCCGGCGTGCTGGCGACCGACTGGTATGATGACGCACTTCGCTTCGCATCCGTCAACTCGGAGCGCAACGGGCTCGGGCCGCTACGCACTGCCCTGCTCGACTGGCGAAAGCCACCCGAGGACGAGCGGTACCCGCTGGTGATCGCCGCCGACGTGCTCTACGAGATGCGCAACGCGGAGATTCTCGCCGCGCTCCTTCCGCGGGTGGTGGCGCCCGGCGGGCGCGCGCTGATCGCCGATCCGGGCCGCGACTACCTCTCCGAGTTCCGCAACCGCATGTACGCCGCCGGCTGGCGCACCGCCGAGATCGACCGACGCAAGGAGATCAGCGACCCCGCCACCGGCGCGCACAGCACCGTGCGCGTGTGGGAGGTGCTTCCGCCCGCGTAA
- a CDS encoding HAMP domain-containing sensor histidine kinase, with the protein MAQRRSFEGRIRRALVLFSVLPSLALLAGGTYVVLRTAALSDSVAAWERVGESGGELIRAAEGSRDPAVAAAARTHRAELEASVTNARRWEWVLRRAVVWLAVAGAIAGLVLAAMAARAARRMGRRLYQPVEELVGWAGLVARGQALPADDEGRQGHDEFGVLRDAFRTMARELDEARARELEAERMRTWVAMARRVAHELKNPLTPIRFALRTLERGGAGTPAEREALETLGEESARLEELARSFAQFGRLPEGPQSEVDLRELLEYLLRTHLPAGSEPRLRLPVELPMVRGHYDALSRAFANLLLNAGDAVGADAAPGSVQVVARAAEGWVEVRVLDGGPGIPPENLERIWEPDFTTKSRGTGLGLALVKQTVQAHGGRVAARNRPEGGAEFRVVLPLAPDVALAHSA; encoded by the coding sequence ATGGCCCAGCGGCGCTCCTTCGAAGGCCGGATCCGGCGTGCGCTGGTCCTCTTCTCCGTGCTCCCCTCGCTCGCGCTGCTGGCGGGCGGCACCTACGTCGTGCTGCGCACCGCCGCCCTCAGCGATTCGGTGGCGGCATGGGAGCGGGTAGGAGAGAGCGGCGGCGAACTGATTCGCGCCGCCGAGGGATCGCGCGACCCCGCCGTCGCGGCCGCGGCGCGCACGCATCGCGCGGAGCTGGAGGCGTCGGTCACCAACGCGCGCCGCTGGGAGTGGGTGCTGCGCCGCGCGGTGGTGTGGTTGGCGGTGGCGGGGGCGATCGCGGGGCTGGTGCTGGCCGCCATGGCCGCGCGCGCGGCCCGGCGCATGGGGCGCCGCCTCTACCAGCCGGTGGAGGAGCTGGTGGGGTGGGCGGGGCTCGTCGCCCGCGGCCAGGCGCTCCCCGCCGACGACGAGGGGCGGCAGGGGCACGACGAGTTCGGCGTCCTGCGCGATGCCTTCCGTACGATGGCGCGCGAGCTGGACGAGGCCCGCGCCCGCGAGCTGGAGGCGGAACGGATGCGGACGTGGGTGGCGATGGCCCGCCGGGTGGCGCACGAGCTCAAGAACCCGCTCACTCCCATCCGCTTCGCCCTGCGCACGCTGGAGCGCGGCGGCGCCGGCACCCCCGCCGAGCGCGAGGCGCTGGAGACGCTGGGGGAGGAGAGCGCGCGGCTGGAGGAGCTGGCCCGCTCCTTTGCCCAGTTCGGCCGCCTTCCCGAGGGGCCGCAGAGCGAGGTGGACCTGCGCGAGCTGCTGGAGTACCTCCTCCGCACCCACCTCCCCGCCGGCTCGGAGCCGCGGCTGCGTCTGCCGGTGGAGCTGCCGATGGTGCGCGGCCACTACGACGCCCTCAGCCGCGCCTTCGCCAACCTCCTCCTGAACGCGGGCGACGCGGTAGGGGCGGATGCGGCCCCCGGATCGGTGCAGGTGGTGGCGCGCGCGGCCGAGGGGTGGGTGGAGGTGCGGGTGCTGGATGGCGGCCCCGGCATCCCCCCCGAGAACCTGGAGCGCATCTGGGAGCCGGACTTCACCACCAAGTCGCGCGGCACCGGCCTCGGGCTGGCGCTGGTGAAGCAGACGGTGCAGGCGCACGGCGGGCGCGTGGCCGCCCGCAACCGGCCGGAGGGCGGGGCGGAGTTCCGCGTCGTCCTTCCCCTGGCGCCCGACGTGGCGCTGGCGCACTCGGCTTGA